One window of the Myxococcales bacterium genome contains the following:
- a CDS encoding PQQ-binding-like beta-propeller repeat protein has protein sequence MADTYPNVVPPNPPDYPESQGHEKQVSRLGILLGVHLERELPNAAELASGLLALARGVRQKVILPLADSTAEFTLVRRGQDALVSHYDAGSVPNVYALDQALPLRDLLDACAENLQNRALATTSESHRKIAQRLAHRLRHAVIVPSPCLQRSATPRSGATVNTPNDAIPLAFSFEALIPPGIEPLREASSRADVHATLFRGKLWVHSRGQKLLLVDGPILPAVQRMVDAARALLDASETQRPVNFRLRSNDFAIGARFSERHGVALTFHPLEQEPLTVPSLDVSGATLPILRLASIVLRAVVSVDRNQARNLRISSLRDHVRRLRKLVRTREKVQSFINKQPERLRLATSPESERPPTVTALPVSHGQLRFKQRWNAEIEGLDAGSTFLCGDRLVAATPRYTLALSREDGEILWAHPTSLTTAMMTGKTLVRLGINGEVELCEVEHGEVYARGYIAPRVGGPAYGMLAGGGTLPPVAILAEGQNRLVAIDLRTGEPRWRFVSPAGTMFQMSRLGRVLVVVCGDSAVHALDVGSGEVVWRFSQPGRFCMKPYISAESAFVVTSEAGGERGTLYGLDLYSGKMRWNQELEGSPLAPPVAGNGIVTVPFLAADQRHMASFEMSHGQMRWCVADPGLGQGGSALQIDNRMIINAPTGNLTALDSHTGEIHWTHKLSDPASDDIPRQLDPVLRGGALFVPSSSVYTVRPADGCLLGEVDECDLVPDFLRVDERSWLYVAEESGHIAAFAPAAQLYLVR, from the coding sequence ATGGCAGATACATATCCCAATGTGGTTCCTCCGAACCCTCCCGACTATCCCGAGTCACAAGGCCATGAGAAGCAGGTTTCTCGGCTTGGAATCTTGCTCGGCGTCCATCTAGAGAGGGAGCTCCCCAATGCCGCCGAGCTTGCCAGCGGTCTTCTCGCTCTGGCGAGGGGCGTACGGCAAAAGGTTATTCTTCCCTTGGCGGATAGCACCGCGGAGTTCACACTGGTGCGCCGTGGCCAAGACGCTCTTGTGAGTCATTACGACGCCGGTTCAGTGCCCAACGTGTATGCACTGGACCAGGCGTTGCCGTTGCGGGACCTTTTAGATGCCTGCGCGGAAAATCTGCAAAACCGCGCATTGGCAACGACTAGCGAGAGTCATCGCAAGATTGCGCAGCGGTTGGCGCATCGGCTGCGACATGCTGTCATCGTGCCTAGTCCCTGCTTGCAAAGGAGCGCGACACCACGCTCCGGCGCGACGGTCAATACGCCGAATGATGCTATTCCATTGGCGTTTAGCTTCGAGGCGCTCATTCCACCTGGGATTGAGCCGCTGCGCGAAGCTTCATCGCGGGCAGACGTACACGCCACACTTTTTCGAGGCAAACTCTGGGTTCACTCCCGAGGCCAAAAATTACTTTTAGTCGATGGGCCTATTTTGCCGGCCGTGCAGCGCATGGTCGATGCGGCACGAGCTTTGCTAGATGCCTCAGAGACTCAGAGGCCCGTGAACTTTCGCTTGAGATCCAACGACTTCGCCATTGGCGCACGGTTTTCCGAGCGACATGGCGTGGCATTGACTTTCCACCCCTTGGAGCAGGAGCCACTCACTGTCCCGAGCTTAGATGTTTCTGGCGCGACTTTACCCATCTTACGACTTGCATCCATCGTTCTTAGAGCTGTCGTCAGCGTGGATCGCAATCAGGCTAGAAACCTACGCATTTCGAGCCTGAGAGATCACGTCCGTCGCCTGCGAAAGTTGGTTCGAACAAGAGAAAAAGTACAAAGCTTCATCAATAAACAGCCAGAACGTTTGCGGCTGGCCACATCTCCCGAAAGCGAGCGGCCACCTACCGTGACGGCGCTTCCAGTCTCCCACGGACAGCTCCGTTTCAAACAGCGCTGGAACGCGGAGATCGAGGGATTGGATGCTGGATCAACCTTTCTCTGTGGTGATCGCCTCGTTGCGGCCACACCCCGTTATACCCTGGCCCTGTCTCGCGAAGACGGTGAGATACTTTGGGCGCATCCCACATCGCTGACCACGGCGATGATGACCGGAAAAACTCTGGTTCGTTTAGGCATCAATGGTGAAGTTGAGCTATGCGAAGTGGAGCATGGAGAGGTCTATGCGAGAGGCTATATCGCGCCCCGCGTGGGCGGGCCTGCTTACGGAATGCTTGCGGGCGGAGGAACCCTCCCGCCAGTGGCCATTTTGGCCGAAGGACAAAATCGGTTGGTAGCCATCGATTTGCGCACCGGTGAGCCTCGGTGGCGCTTTGTATCGCCAGCCGGCACCATGTTTCAGATGTCGCGACTTGGACGTGTCCTGGTAGTGGTGTGCGGAGATAGCGCGGTTCACGCTCTTGATGTCGGTTCCGGCGAAGTTGTGTGGCGGTTCTCTCAACCAGGGCGATTTTGTATGAAGCCGTACATCTCTGCCGAGAGCGCTTTCGTGGTGACAAGCGAAGCGGGCGGAGAGCGAGGCACTTTGTATGGCCTGGACTTATATTCAGGCAAAATGCGCTGGAACCAGGAGCTCGAAGGGAGCCCTTTAGCGCCGCCGGTTGCGGGTAATGGTATCGTAACGGTGCCATTTCTGGCTGCGGACCAGCGTCATATGGCGAGTTTTGAAATGAGCCATGGGCAGATGCGGTGGTGTGTCGCTGATCCTGGGCTCGGCCAAGGCGGATCTGCGCTGCAGATCGACAACCGCATGATCATCAACGCGCCGACTGGTAACCTCACGGCACTTGACTCCCATACCGGCGAAATTCATTGGACGCACAAGCTCTCCGATCCCGCTTCCGATGACATTCCGCGGCAACTTGATCCGGTTTTGCGGGGAGGCGCGCTTTTTGTGCCGTCATCGTCTGTATATACTGTCCGCCCCGCAGACGGCTGCCTCCTCGGTGAGGTGGATGAGTGTGATCTCGTTCCCGATTTTTTGCGCGTGGACGAACGAAGCTGGCTATATGTCGCCGAAGAAAGTGGTCATATTGCAGCATTCGCACCGGCCGCACAACTTTACCTGGTACGGTGA
- a CDS encoding alkaline phosphatase family protein, which produces MTAQSLIIGLDGADWDVIEALGSDQLPTLHGLRATGTHARLQSVQPPATLPNWTTFLTGVGPGAHGVFDFTIRNGYNVRFTGGSVREVPTVFSRLDRLGRRTACVAFPGTWPSEPLEHGVYISGWDAPVAFEADASYVWPRSLHASILRRFGALRFDTVDEFHADHSGWHDRLPQALEARIEQKTALANWLLEQNAWHLFAVYFGESDTASHYLWSLHDNQSPRRPGHCLANQTDGLARIYRALDHSVATLLQAAGGPDRVELTIVSDHGSGGSSDKALYLNRLLAEWGFLHFKPRTRLGPIANRAKQLALDKLAPRVRHYLFEKASRRLPSMLESYARYGHIDMARTRIFSDELNYFPSLHFNLRGREPLGLLHPHDVPDMLRDLTRALCAVRDPWSDEPVIKSVHERGALFHGPFLHRAPDLLLELHLDNGYSYNLLPSGSFRGEGAWRRLKAEEYLGKKGRSLPGSHRDHGVYLASGPRVRIRGECHLRMADAMGHVLSRLEPWVQLPDIPAPAPLGISSRTRNSFTSSKEAQIAARLRQLGYID; this is translated from the coding sequence ATGACGGCCCAATCGCTCATTATCGGACTCGACGGGGCAGATTGGGATGTCATCGAAGCACTCGGATCCGATCAATTGCCAACGCTTCACGGTCTTAGAGCCACTGGGACCCATGCCCGCCTTCAAAGCGTGCAACCGCCTGCCACACTTCCGAACTGGACCACCTTTTTGACAGGGGTAGGCCCTGGCGCTCATGGCGTGTTCGATTTCACCATTCGCAACGGTTACAATGTTCGGTTTACCGGGGGAAGCGTTCGTGAAGTACCCACGGTGTTTTCGCGATTGGATCGCCTGGGCCGGCGCACTGCATGTGTGGCGTTCCCCGGCACATGGCCCAGCGAGCCCCTGGAGCATGGCGTATACATCAGTGGCTGGGATGCGCCGGTCGCCTTCGAAGCAGATGCTTCTTATGTGTGGCCGAGAAGTCTCCATGCCAGCATCCTCAGGCGTTTTGGAGCCTTGCGATTCGACACCGTGGACGAGTTTCACGCGGATCACAGTGGATGGCACGATCGTCTTCCTCAAGCACTAGAGGCACGGATCGAACAAAAGACTGCCTTGGCCAATTGGCTGCTTGAGCAAAACGCATGGCACTTGTTTGCGGTCTATTTTGGAGAAAGCGACACCGCCTCCCATTATCTTTGGAGTTTGCATGATAACCAATCGCCGCGTAGACCAGGCCATTGTCTTGCAAATCAGACAGACGGGCTGGCTCGCATATATCGCGCGTTAGATCACAGCGTGGCGACACTACTTCAAGCTGCAGGCGGGCCAGACCGTGTTGAACTCACCATTGTAAGCGACCACGGCTCAGGAGGCTCGTCCGATAAAGCACTGTATCTGAATCGTTTGCTCGCTGAATGGGGATTTTTGCATTTCAAACCCCGCACAAGGCTCGGCCCCATTGCCAACCGCGCCAAACAGCTCGCCCTTGACAAACTCGCTCCACGCGTTCGGCACTATCTATTTGAAAAAGCCAGTCGCCGTCTACCCAGCATGTTGGAATCCTATGCCCGTTATGGTCACATCGATATGGCCCGCACACGGATATTTAGCGATGAGCTCAACTATTTTCCCTCGCTGCACTTCAATCTGAGGGGACGGGAACCTCTTGGACTGCTGCACCCGCATGACGTGCCTGATATGCTGCGCGATCTCACTCGGGCCCTTTGCGCTGTCCGCGACCCCTGGAGCGATGAGCCCGTGATTAAAAGCGTGCATGAGCGAGGAGCGCTCTTTCACGGGCCTTTTTTGCATCGCGCCCCCGATCTGCTTCTCGAGCTTCATCTTGATAATGGTTACTCCTACAACCTACTTCCCTCGGGAAGTTTCAGGGGCGAAGGCGCTTGGCGTCGCTTAAAAGCGGAGGAATACCTGGGGAAAAAGGGACGCAGCTTACCGGGTAGTCATCGCGATCACGGGGTATATCTCGCATCGGGACCTCGCGTGCGTATTCGGGGAGAGTGTCATCTCCGCATGGCGGATGCTATGGGTCATGTGCTTTCGCGCCTCGAACCTTGGGTTCAATTGCCGGACATCCCAGCTCCGGCACCCCTCGGCATCTCATCTCGCACACGAAATAGCTTTACAAGCTCCAAAGAGGCTCAAATTGCAGCGCGGCTGCGTCAGCTAGGGTACATTGATTAA
- the bamD gene encoding outer membrane protein assembly factor BamD, producing the protein MPVEKQPIYAVLALAIGVWVGCGGASSSQTPLNYGDKAERAYAYAMEDFRDENCLDAEPAFRKVWRNYSYSRYAALAELRVADCLLMEQKHVEAISAYREFIRSRPSHTEIPYAEFKIAQAYVEQIPDDWLLSPPAYQRDQGPTRRALKQLRHYIMEYPNHSRVKDAKKMARRALSLLAEHEMYVADFYLDRDQPRAAVGRLQVVLNAYQGSGVEPRAFLLLGETYLKLRDPRAAHAVFQELAKRYPQTEQAAQARSYLRVIASKTASRTPAP; encoded by the coding sequence GTGCCTGTCGAAAAACAACCGATTTATGCGGTGTTGGCGCTTGCCATCGGTGTATGGGTAGGGTGTGGCGGCGCATCTTCTTCACAAACGCCATTAAACTACGGCGACAAGGCTGAGCGGGCCTATGCATACGCTATGGAGGACTTTCGTGACGAAAACTGTCTCGATGCGGAGCCAGCGTTTCGTAAGGTGTGGCGAAATTATTCCTACAGCCGGTATGCGGCGCTCGCTGAGTTACGTGTAGCGGACTGCTTGCTAATGGAACAAAAACACGTGGAGGCCATATCGGCGTATCGTGAGTTCATACGCTCTCGCCCCTCCCATACCGAAATTCCGTATGCGGAGTTTAAGATCGCCCAAGCTTATGTGGAACAGATTCCCGATGATTGGCTGTTGTCGCCGCCCGCCTATCAAAGAGATCAGGGTCCGACGCGACGCGCATTAAAGCAACTGCGCCATTACATCATGGAGTATCCCAATCACTCCCGGGTAAAAGACGCAAAGAAAATGGCACGTCGTGCGCTCTCGCTCCTGGCGGAGCACGAGATGTATGTGGCTGATTTTTATCTGGATCGTGATCAGCCTAGGGCTGCGGTCGGCAGGCTACAAGTCGTACTGAATGCGTATCAGGGAAGCGGGGTGGAGCCGCGGGCGTTTTTGTTATTGGGAGAAACATACCTTAAACTGAGGGACCCGCGGGCGGCGCATGCCGTATTCCAAGAGCTTGCCAAGCGTTATCCGCAGACCGAACAGGCGGCTCAAGCGCGTAGCTATCTGCGTGTTATTGCCTCAAAAACGGCATCTCGCACGCCTGCGCCATAA
- a CDS encoding PhoH family protein → MTTRKTQPRSIHSVHVEVADTGSLLAITGSGNDHLKILENELGVAIGQRGTHLYVQGQRKPVDLANRVLTELLAIVQAGALLSEIEVLRVVRALKKNPATSFGQMLNDVVLAAPRGPITPKNLAQQQFVAAIRANSLVFGVGPAGTGKTYLAMAMAVRALSERRVKRIVLARPAVEAGEKLGFLPGDLAEKVNPYLRPLYDALYDMMDVEKAQGLIQREAIEVAPLAFMRGRTLSDSFVILDEAQNTTIDQMKMFLTRLGHGTNTVVTGDITQVDLPSGQPSGLIDAVALLRSVDDIGICLFSSHDVVRHPLVQKIIDKYDRRDSRPMK, encoded by the coding sequence GTGACCACGCGAAAGACGCAACCTCGCTCTATACATAGCGTTCACGTGGAGGTGGCAGACACGGGCTCGCTTTTAGCCATCACCGGCTCAGGTAACGATCATCTAAAAATACTTGAGAACGAGCTTGGTGTGGCCATCGGTCAGCGCGGCACGCACTTGTACGTCCAGGGTCAGCGGAAGCCCGTGGATCTGGCAAATCGAGTGCTCACAGAACTGCTCGCCATAGTTCAGGCAGGTGCGCTACTATCCGAGATCGAGGTGCTTCGAGTGGTTCGTGCGCTGAAGAAGAATCCGGCTACATCTTTTGGGCAGATGCTGAATGACGTGGTGTTGGCTGCGCCGCGCGGGCCCATCACACCCAAGAACCTCGCTCAGCAGCAATTCGTGGCTGCGATTCGGGCAAATTCCTTGGTATTCGGCGTAGGACCCGCAGGAACTGGGAAGACGTACTTGGCCATGGCCATGGCAGTACGTGCGCTAAGCGAGCGCCGTGTTAAGCGCATCGTGCTCGCCCGCCCTGCGGTTGAAGCAGGAGAAAAGCTAGGTTTTTTGCCCGGCGATTTGGCGGAGAAGGTCAATCCATATTTGAGGCCTTTGTACGACGCGCTCTACGACATGATGGATGTCGAAAAGGCGCAGGGTCTCATCCAGCGCGAAGCTATCGAGGTAGCGCCTCTGGCGTTTATGAGAGGCCGCACGCTTAGCGACAGTTTTGTGATTCTCGACGAGGCACAAAACACCACCATCGATCAAATGAAAATGTTCCTAACCCGGCTTGGGCACGGGACAAACACGGTCGTGACGGGAGACATCACCCAGGTCGATTTGCCTTCGGGTCAGCCAAGTGGGCTCATCGATGCCGTGGCGCTGCTTCGATCGGTTGACGACATTGGGATATGCTTGTTTTCATCACACGATGTCGTGCGCCATCCACTGGTACAGAAAATCATCGATAAATATGATCGTCGCGACTCACGTCCCATGAAATGA
- a CDS encoding glycosyltransferase family 4 protein has product MQAGVSNRVLHVAALPFPSYQGTQAAIKHMLEAMSAHGYDVHLLCYPHHAYIAAFPFHIHRVASLVANESLRSGPSWRKLLQDAQLSLAIHRLCKRLNPRYVIAHHVEAAAAAIASGIQPIFVAHTRLEEELPSYFSRRWRSTVSWAGFIGEAALIGKASRCAAVAPRLAQDLERRYGKRVDYVPVPWPLADPIGVEERHKARIRYGFGPAERIMLYMGNLDPYQGYEALLFCLYQLRASGYALYLLVATESSPNPLLRLARAHGLTPYIRVTHLRGEHQRRLLSACADVVVIPRLMDTGIPIKLLDALSRGVPVACAKSGTGGLALDRMGAVHIAEHPTTESMVTAIERALCNHPEAAQIEQNRAFITKHHSQNAFLEALCRIIPS; this is encoded by the coding sequence ATGCAAGCTGGTGTTTCGAATCGTGTGCTCCATGTCGCCGCGCTTCCCTTTCCAAGCTACCAAGGGACTCAGGCCGCGATCAAACACATGCTCGAGGCGATGAGCGCGCATGGATACGACGTGCATCTGCTGTGTTATCCTCATCATGCATATATCGCGGCCTTTCCATTTCACATCCATCGGGTGGCGTCTCTCGTTGCCAATGAGTCCTTAAGATCGGGTCCCTCCTGGCGTAAGCTGCTTCAAGACGCGCAACTATCGCTTGCCATTCACCGTCTATGTAAGAGGCTCAACCCACGTTATGTCATCGCGCACCATGTGGAGGCTGCCGCGGCTGCGATAGCGAGCGGCATACAGCCCATCTTCGTGGCTCACACGCGACTTGAGGAAGAGTTGCCATCGTACTTTTCACGCCGATGGAGATCCACGGTAAGTTGGGCGGGCTTCATTGGCGAGGCAGCGCTTATAGGAAAAGCCTCTCGATGTGCCGCCGTCGCTCCCCGCCTGGCCCAAGATCTCGAGCGGCGATACGGCAAGCGCGTGGATTATGTGCCGGTGCCCTGGCCGCTAGCCGATCCCATTGGGGTAGAGGAGCGACACAAGGCTCGGATACGCTACGGATTTGGGCCCGCCGAACGGATCATGCTGTATATGGGAAACCTCGACCCCTACCAAGGTTACGAAGCGCTCCTTTTTTGCCTCTACCAACTGCGCGCCAGCGGCTATGCACTTTACCTTCTCGTGGCCACAGAATCTTCTCCCAATCCGTTGCTAAGGCTTGCCCGCGCGCATGGACTCACGCCCTATATCCGCGTCACTCATTTGCGCGGTGAGCACCAACGCAGACTCTTGTCAGCATGTGCGGATGTGGTGGTCATTCCTCGCCTAATGGATACCGGGATTCCCATCAAGCTATTGGACGCTCTGTCGCGTGGTGTGCCCGTCGCCTGTGCAAAATCCGGGACAGGCGGGCTAGCGCTCGATCGGATGGGGGCCGTACATATCGCAGAACACCCCACCACGGAATCTATGGTAACGGCCATCGAACGTGCCCTCTGCAATCATCCTGAGGCGGCCCAAATCGAGCAAAATCGCGCCTTTATTACTAAGCATCACAGTCAAAACGCGTTTCTAGAAGCCCTGTGCCGCATCATCCCGAGCTAG
- the cysK gene encoding cysteine synthase A codes for MTDKIVDSVVDLIGHTPLVRLSRVGSAARAEVCAKLEASNPGGSVKDRPAWAMVHAAEEQGLIASGSTLIEATSGNTGISLAMIAAVRGYHCMVIMPEDMSVARRHILKTYGAEVVLTRAADGMAGAVARAEELLRTVPGAFMLRQFQNEANPEIHARTTGEEIWRATGGILEAFVAGVGTGGTITGVARTLKKHRPALRIIAVEPRGSAILSGGRGGLHGIPGLGAGFIPDVLDRSLIDEIVTVSDLDAERMSKRLASEEGLLVGPSSGANVHVALAIAQQLRIGERVVTVLCDTAERYLC; via the coding sequence ATGACAGACAAGATCGTCGATAGCGTAGTGGACTTGATCGGCCATACACCGCTGGTTCGGCTGTCCCGCGTCGGATCCGCCGCCCGAGCCGAGGTGTGCGCAAAACTCGAGGCTTCAAACCCGGGAGGCAGCGTTAAGGATAGGCCTGCATGGGCGATGGTGCATGCAGCCGAGGAACAGGGTTTGATAGCATCAGGCTCGACGCTTATCGAGGCGACGAGTGGCAACACAGGTATCAGTCTCGCAATGATTGCTGCGGTTCGGGGATATCACTGTATGGTTATCATGCCAGAAGATATGAGTGTTGCAAGGCGGCATATCCTTAAGACATACGGCGCGGAGGTGGTGCTCACTCGAGCGGCGGACGGCATGGCAGGCGCGGTTGCGCGGGCCGAGGAGTTGCTGCGTACCGTTCCTGGGGCTTTCATGCTTCGGCAGTTTCAAAATGAGGCCAACCCTGAGATCCATGCTCGAACGACGGGTGAGGAAATTTGGCGTGCTACGGGGGGAATTCTAGAGGCATTTGTTGCTGGGGTGGGAACGGGCGGGACAATCACTGGGGTAGCCCGCACGCTAAAAAAGCATCGTCCCGCCTTGCGCATCATCGCGGTTGAACCACGCGGGAGTGCAATCCTCTCAGGAGGCAGAGGTGGACTTCACGGGATTCCAGGATTGGGCGCGGGATTCATTCCGGACGTTCTCGACAGATCTCTCATCGATGAGATAGTGACGGTGTCCGACCTCGATGCCGAGCGCATGTCAAAAAGGCTTGCCAGCGAGGAAGGCCTGCTGGTGGGCCCCTCGTCCGGGGCCAATGTGCATGTCGCTCTTGCGATCGCACAGCAGTTGCGGATTGGTGAGCGAGTGGTGACAGTGCTATGTGATACCGCCGAACGGTATCTCTGCTAA
- a CDS encoding (2Fe-2S)-binding protein, translating into MFIILLEPDAIEIRAHAGERLLDLMDGLPKKPIGFECRSATCGSCRVKIIGDGHQIVPPSQTETQTLKALGYSSSRDRLACQLRIAANTGRLRLRTHPPWHESA; encoded by the coding sequence ATGTTTATCATTCTGCTCGAACCAGACGCTATCGAAATTCGCGCCCATGCCGGCGAGCGACTGCTTGATCTCATGGATGGACTACCAAAAAAGCCAATCGGATTTGAGTGTCGTAGCGCAACGTGCGGGTCGTGTAGAGTAAAAATCATAGGCGATGGCCACCAAATTGTTCCACCTTCTCAGACAGAAACTCAAACGCTGAAAGCTCTGGGATACTCCTCTTCGAGGGATCGCCTGGCTTGCCAACTTCGGATAGCCGCCAATACAGGGCGATTGCGGCTCAGGACCCATCCTCCATGGCATGAGTCAGCCTAA
- a CDS encoding group 1 truncated hemoglobin: MTMFERIGGEEVLRAIIEDFVDAMFADSMIGFFFRAASKARIKRFEFQHAARWLGAEIAYQGRALSQAHQQHPIQLGHFNRRRTLLGQVLSAHNVPPDIVTAWLAHTDSLRFEILKDRSPSSTGDGA, from the coding sequence ATGACTATGTTCGAGCGCATAGGCGGTGAAGAAGTCTTGAGGGCGATTATCGAAGACTTCGTGGATGCCATGTTTGCCGATTCCATGATCGGTTTCTTTTTTCGTGCGGCGAGTAAAGCACGCATCAAACGCTTTGAGTTTCAACATGCTGCCAGGTGGCTTGGTGCGGAAATTGCGTACCAGGGTCGGGCCCTCAGCCAAGCGCATCAGCAACATCCTATTCAACTGGGGCACTTCAACCGGCGACGTACGCTATTGGGGCAGGTTCTGAGCGCCCACAATGTGCCGCCTGATATTGTGACGGCATGGCTTGCGCATACGGACAGTCTCAGGTTTGAGATATTGAAAGACCGTAGCCCAAGTTCTACAGGCGATGGAGCTTGA
- a CDS encoding alkaline phosphatase family protein, with protein sequence MPGRRVLIIGLDCADPGLVFDRFAARMPNVHQLMQRGLWGKVRSSIPPITVPAWMCMVSGRDPGELGLYGFRARVSKSYDLGLVDAEDMKEPCLWDYISHAEKRVAVVGVPMTYPPRAVNGVMISGCLTPSDASPYVWPESRKQEFVRRFGPYLMDVADARTEDPPQLFSALCAMTKQRFSIAKYLWSTDQPDFLMMVDMGPDRLHHAMWACFDPDHPRHIPGHPMASWGSTYYGLLDHLIGEMLELIDDQTVVCIVSDHGARALHGGVCINEWLQDQGLLVLKETPQAVTPLHASLVDWEKTQVWAEGGYYSRIFVNLEGREPSGCVSESRYESLRAEIISQLETLLTPDGHTLHNRILKPEQIYRATRGSPPDLMAFFDDLRYRGIGTVGHGTCFVTSNAEGCDGCNHNWDGILVMAGAGVPARGRQDGLQIFDLTRTVLSVFDIPQPVELLGRDLFAHRHAM encoded by the coding sequence GTGCCAGGCCGAAGGGTTTTGATTATCGGTCTCGACTGTGCAGACCCCGGGCTTGTGTTTGATCGCTTTGCGGCGCGCATGCCCAATGTCCACCAGCTTATGCAGCGGGGGCTTTGGGGGAAGGTGCGCTCGTCCATTCCACCAATCACCGTCCCGGCATGGATGTGCATGGTATCCGGGCGCGACCCCGGGGAACTCGGGCTCTATGGTTTTCGCGCGCGTGTATCGAAAAGCTACGACCTGGGGCTCGTTGATGCTGAAGACATGAAGGAGCCCTGCCTATGGGACTACATATCGCACGCAGAAAAGCGCGTGGCTGTTGTGGGTGTGCCTATGACTTACCCGCCTCGTGCGGTTAACGGCGTCATGATATCCGGATGCCTAACGCCTAGCGATGCATCGCCTTACGTATGGCCGGAGAGCCGAAAGCAGGAGTTTGTTCGACGGTTTGGACCGTATCTCATGGATGTGGCGGACGCACGCACAGAGGATCCCCCGCAGCTTTTTAGTGCACTGTGCGCAATGACAAAGCAACGCTTTTCCATTGCCAAATACCTTTGGAGCACTGATCAGCCCGATTTTCTTATGATGGTTGATATGGGTCCTGATCGTTTGCATCACGCGATGTGGGCATGCTTCGATCCCGATCACCCTCGCCACATACCCGGGCACCCCATGGCATCGTGGGGGAGCACGTACTATGGACTGCTTGACCATCTGATTGGCGAGATGCTGGAGCTCATAGATGATCAGACCGTTGTTTGCATTGTCAGCGATCACGGAGCCCGCGCATTGCATGGCGGTGTGTGCATCAACGAATGGCTGCAAGATCAGGGCTTGCTTGTTCTCAAGGAAACGCCGCAAGCTGTCACGCCATTGCACGCATCCCTTGTGGATTGGGAAAAGACCCAAGTGTGGGCCGAGGGAGGCTACTATAGCCGTATATTCGTCAATCTCGAAGGCCGGGAACCAAGCGGTTGCGTTTCCGAATCCCGCTATGAGTCGCTCAGAGCAGAAATCATCAGTCAGCTCGAGACACTCCTTACGCCCGATGGGCACACACTTCACAATCGCATTCTGAAACCGGAGCAAATCTATCGCGCCACGCGAGGCAGTCCGCCGGATCTGATGGCTTTTTTTGATGATCTCCGCTATCGAGGGATTGGAACGGTGGGACATGGAACTTGTTTCGTAACGTCCAACGCCGAGGGGTGTGACGGATGCAACCACAACTGGGATGGCATCTTGGTAATGGCTGGTGCCGGGGTGCCCGCGCGAGGTCGACAAGATGGGCTTCAAATCTTCGATCTTACGCGCACTGTACTAAGTGTCTTTGACATTCCTCAGCCCGTGGAATTGCTGGGCCGCGACCTTTTTGCCCATCGCCACGCTATGTAA
- a CDS encoding tetratricopeptide repeat protein — translation MSDGLKQLIVLGQEQYQKGNYDRAEHFLQQAVAETDAYADVHNMLGVIYHESGRYVQAQLAFEKALEVNPRYTEAALNLAITYNDLGKYDAAKKTYQSALRMGGAQTGKPDGFALGKIANLHANTAQAYADVGLLTEAVDELRKAVRLRPGFVDLRLRLAGLFRLLGDLPSAQEELEHAVQAKPDYLQARIALGVVLLAQGHEDDAAEHWGKALELDPENKTAQAYFRLTHAMEDGS, via the coding sequence ATGAGTGATGGCTTAAAGCAGCTTATCGTCCTCGGTCAAGAGCAGTATCAAAAGGGCAACTACGATCGGGCCGAGCATTTTTTGCAGCAAGCCGTAGCTGAAACGGATGCGTATGCCGACGTGCATAACATGTTGGGCGTTATCTATCATGAGAGCGGGAGGTACGTTCAAGCTCAGCTCGCATTTGAGAAGGCACTCGAGGTGAATCCTCGATACACGGAGGCGGCTCTCAATCTGGCCATCACATATAATGATTTGGGAAAGTATGATGCCGCAAAGAAAACCTACCAATCTGCTTTACGAATGGGGGGCGCACAAACAGGAAAGCCCGACGGTTTTGCACTTGGCAAAATTGCCAATCTTCATGCAAACACTGCGCAAGCCTATGCCGATGTGGGCCTTCTTACCGAAGCTGTGGATGAACTAAGAAAGGCCGTTCGCTTGCGTCCTGGGTTCGTGGATCTCCGGCTTCGGTTGGCGGGGCTTTTTCGGCTGCTCGGCGACTTGCCTTCTGCCCAAGAAGAGCTAGAGCACGCGGTGCAGGCCAAGCCGGATTACCTCCAAGCGCGGATTGCGCTGGGAGTGGTACTTCTGGCGCAGGGTCATGAGGACGATGCAGCCGAGCATTGGGGAAAAGCCCTGGAATTGGATCCTGAAAACAAGACCGCCCAAGCCTATTTTAGGCTGACTCATGCCATGGAGGATGGGTCCTGA